In Triticum aestivum cultivar Chinese Spring chromosome 5B, IWGSC CS RefSeq v2.1, whole genome shotgun sequence, the following proteins share a genomic window:
- the LOC123116418 gene encoding cinnamoyl-CoA reductase 1-like: MVGRTEGAKGETVCVTGAAGFIASWLVKLLLARGYTVRGTVRDLGEKKTGHLRSLENASENLKLIKADLLDYDAMMAAAIEGCQGVFHVTSPVPKGEVTNPEVEVLGPAATGTRNVLEAASAAKVRRLVVVSSIVAVDINPKDWPTDKIKDESCWSDREFCRSNEDWYSVSKITAEEAALEYGRRTGLDVVTLNPAVVFGPLLQPTVNASSQFLIYFLKGGPDRMRNKLWHIVDVRDTADALLLLYEAPEAAGRHICAPHVITARDLLDLLKRMYPGYPHISKESISDMDHPAPMTTDKLRKLGWSCRSLEETITDSVEFCRQAGFLDDVEGAEPCRFPPVYNKI, from the exons ATGGTCGGGCGTACGGAGGGAGCGAAAGGGGAGACGGTGTGCGTCACCGGCGCCGCCGGGTTCATCGCCTCGTGGCTCGTGAAGCTCCTCCTCGCCCGCGGCTACACCGTCCGCGGCACCGTCCGCGACCTCG GTGAGAAGAAGACCGGCCATCTGAGGTCGCTGGAGAACGCATCTGAGAATCTCAAGCTTATCAAGGCCGATCTGCTCGACTACGACGCGAtg atGGCGGCTGCCATAGAGGGATGCCAGGGAGTTTTCCATGTCACGAGCCCGGTTCCTAAGGGGGAGGTGACTAATCCAGAG GTTGAAGTTCTGGGTCCTGCTGCTACTGGTACCAGGAATGTACTGGAGGCTGCGTCCGCCGCCAAGGTTCGGCGGCTGGTCGTCGTGTCGTCCATAGTCGCCGTCGATATCAACCCGAAAGATTGGCCCACCGACAAGATCAAAGATGAAAGCTGTTGGTCAGACAGAGAGTTCTGCAGGAGCAACGAG GACTGGTATTCGGTTTCCAAGATCACCGCAGAAGAGGCGGCGCTCGAGTACGGGCGGCGGACCGGCCTGGATGTGGTCACCCTCAACCCGGCGGTGGTGTTCGGTCCCCTGCTGCAGCCAACGGTGAACGCGAGCAGCCAGTTCCTCATCTACTTCCTGAAAG GAGGCCCTGACCGGATGAGGAACAAGCTGTGGCACATAGTCGACGTGCGCGACACCGCCGACGCGCTGCTTCTTCTCTACGAGGCGCCCGAGGCCGCCGGCAGGCACATCTGCGCCCCACATGTCATCACCGCCCGCGACCTGCTGGACTTGCTCAAGCGCATGTACCCTGGCTACCCTCACATTAGCAA GGAAAGCATCAGCGACATGGATCACCCGGCTCCTATGACGACCGACAAGCTCCGGAAGCTGGGGTGGAgctgccggtcgctggaggagaCCATCACGGACAGCGTCGAGTTCTGCCGGCAGGCCGGGTTTCTGGACGATGTGGAGGGGGCAGAGCCATGCCGTTTCCCTCCTGTCTACAACAAGATTTAG